TTGCTCTGTTATGATGTCGCCGAACCTAGGCGTCTGGCAAAGGTTCGCAAAATCTGTTATGCCCACGCACTAGGTGGACAAAAATCCGCCTTAGAGGCTCCTTTGAGGGCTTATGAGCTTAGGGAGTTGACAAAAGAGCTAACAAAAGTCATAGACCCACAGCAAGACAGGGTGCATTGTATTGTTGTCACGCCAAAACCTCTTTGTTTAGGCAAGACCCTTTCATTAACCATGACACAAGGAGCGATAATCCTATGAATACTCTTATCATTGACAAGCAAAATGCCAATGTCGAAGTTAAAGCTGGAAAGATTTATACCCAAAACCACACCGTGCCACTTAAGCTTGTAGACATGCTTATTTTGACACAAAATGCACGCATTGAGCCTAGCGCGGTACTTTCTATCACCGCAGCAGATGTGCCGATTTTGTATTTGGCGAACAATTCACGAAACTTTGCCATTACCCTGCCGGCAATCTCTAAAAACAGTGAGCTAAAAATCATGCAGTACTTTGCCCAAAAATCAAGGCTTCAGATTGCTAAATCACTCATTTATGAGAAATTTACAACCCATCAAGCCTCTTTGGAGGAGTTTGACATGCCAATTTCTATAGAAGAGGAGCTAAGGGCACTAGCACTTGCAGCTTCCATTCAAGAGGTGATGGGCATTGAGGGTGCTTTTGCAAAACGGTATTTTGGGCACTATTTTAGGCTTTTTGAACGCCGTCT
The nucleotide sequence above comes from Sulfurospirillum tamanense. Encoded proteins:
- the cas2 gene encoding CRISPR-associated endonuclease Cas2, with the protein product MRTYLLCYDVAEPRRLAKVRKICYAHALGGQKSALEAPLRAYELRELTKELTKVIDPQQDRVHCIVVTPKPLCLGKTLSLTMTQGAIIL
- the cas1 gene encoding CRISPR-associated endonuclease Cas1 encodes the protein MNTLIIDKQNANVEVKAGKIYTQNHTVPLKLVDMLILTQNARIEPSAVLSITAADVPILYLANNSRNFAITLPAISKNSELKIMQYFAQKSRLQIAKSLIYEKFTTHQASLEEFDMPISIEEELRALALAASIQEVMGIEGAFAKRYFGHYFRLFERRLAKGYRSKNPPQDPVNALLSYMYTLGYYALSAKLYMRGLDPSISYLHTPFRNHFALSSDLLEPLRAQINNFVAKLFLDGVVTYDSFTLKQGVYLKSTSRRELWTHIVPFMNSMSKQNNTQIIKLKRQLKDATSSYEPPHSMCA